From Sulfurovum zhangzhouensis, one genomic window encodes:
- the rsfS gene encoding ribosome silencing factor, which translates to MTLDQRIERIVTILDDKKAEEIEVFNLDNADYVAKRVVIANSLNGKHTKALFDHLKRELKPQGEQFLATDETDEWTVADLGDILIHIMIPEYRQRYSLEQFLNELIENKNREEEA; encoded by the coding sequence ATGACATTAGACCAACGAATTGAAAGAATTGTCACGATACTAGATGATAAAAAAGCCGAAGAGATAGAGGTATTTAACCTAGATAATGCAGATTATGTTGCAAAGCGTGTGGTGATAGCAAATTCACTGAACGGAAAACATACAAAGGCACTTTTTGATCATCTCAAGAGAGAGCTTAAACCACAAGGAGAGCAGTTCCTTGCAACTGATGAAACAGATGAGTGGACTGTTGCAGATCTTGGGGATATCTTGATCCATATTATGATCCCTGAGTATAGACAACGATATTCACTTGAACAGTTCCTCAATGAACTGATCGAAAATAAAAACAGAGAAGAAGAGGCTTAA
- the nadD gene encoding nicotinate (nicotinamide) nucleotide adenylyltransferase, protein MGKEARESIAIFGGSFDPPHKGHQLIVSKAVESLDIDRLFIVPAYLNPFKQSSLAPANLRLQWCHTLFDPLEKVSVSDYEILQGKSTYTADTVRHFQNAYDVKYFIIGSDNLGSLTKWHQYEWLNQQVTWVVATRKNSSFDTGMLRKWVKIELDEEISSTHIRSTQQLDGVDKKIAESVKQVLTQKESINKG, encoded by the coding sequence TTGGGTAAAGAAGCACGAGAGTCCATTGCAATCTTCGGAGGAAGTTTCGACCCGCCGCATAAGGGACATCAACTAATTGTCTCAAAAGCTGTGGAATCATTGGATATTGACAGGCTTTTTATCGTACCTGCATACCTCAATCCGTTTAAGCAGAGTTCTCTTGCACCGGCAAATCTCAGATTGCAATGGTGTCACACGCTTTTTGATCCTTTGGAAAAAGTTTCAGTAAGCGATTATGAGATTTTGCAGGGTAAAAGTACGTATACTGCTGATACTGTAAGGCATTTTCAAAATGCATATGATGTCAAGTATTTTATCATAGGTTCTGACAACCTTGGATCATTGACAAAATGGCATCAGTATGAGTGGTTAAACCAACAGGTGACATGGGTAGTAGCTACAAGAAAAAATAGCAGTTTTGATACCGGTATGCTGAGAAAATGGGTAAAAATAGAACTGGATGAAGAGATAAGCTCTACACATATACGAAGTACACAACAGCTTGACGGTGTAGATAAAAAAATCGCCGAATCTGTTAAGCAAGTGTTAACTCAAAAAGAGTCAATAAACAAAGGATAA